The genome window GCCGTGGCGTCGACCAGAAGTCGGGCCTGGGTCGAGACGACCTCGTCTCCGCCGGTGATGTCGATCACCCCGAGCACACGCTGCGTCTCGGGGTCGCGCACGGGCGCCGCAGTGCACGACCACGGGTGGACGAGTCGGTTGTAGTGCTCCGCTCCCCGGATCTGCACGGAGTGTCCGAGCGTCAGTGCGGTTCCGGGGGCGGTGGTGCCGACGGCATCCTCTGCCCAGTTCGCCCCCGCGACGAATCCCATGCCCTCGGTGAGCGACTGCAGCTGGCGGTCTCCTTCGATCCAGAGCAGGCGTCCTGCCTGATCGCCGACGGCGATGACGACTCCGGACTCCTCCGGGGTGCCGGGCAGCAGCAGCGCTCGGATCATGTCCATCGCGGACGCCAGCGGGTGGGTGAGCCGGTAGGCCTCGAGCTCGTCGGTGACGAGTTCGATCGACGGCGCGGTCTCCGGCCCCACCCGACCGCGCCAGGAGCGGACCCACGATTCACGGACGAGCGGACGAACCTGCTGCAGGCGGTGATCGTCGAGGTTGCCGGCGATGAGTTCCTCGTGCGCACGCTCGATCAGCAGACGAGAGGCCTCAGGTGGGCCGTCACGTGACACCTGCCACGACGCAACCACAGCGTCTCCGATCGTCGATGGTGGAGCGTTACCTCAGTGTAGGAGCCGGATGCTGCGGGCGGAACCCGCGATATTCCGGTGCGTCGACACGGTGTCGGAGATGCGCCTCGCGCACTACTGTGCAGTGCGTGGTAGTGTGCAGTGCATCGAAGGAGGTCCGATGGACACCACGCAGTTGCTCAAGGGAGTGCTCGACGTCGCCGTGCTCGCGGTGCTCCGCACCGAGGACGGATACGGCTACGACATCGTCCGCAGACTCAGGGATGCCGGTCTCGGCGACGTGGGCGACGCGTCGGTCTACGGCACACTGCGCCGGCTCTACGCGGCAGGCAGCCTCTCGAGCTACGTCGTCCCCTCCGACGGCGGCCCGCACCGCAAGTACTACGCGATCAACCCGCAGGGTCGTGCGGCTCTCGACTCGCAGACCGTCACCTGGCTGGACTTCGCGGGGGCGATGTCCACGCTGCTCACCGCCGACACAGGCACCGACACACCCACGATCGGAGAGAACCGATGAACGACACCGCCGTCTCGATCGACGAACAGATCCGCTCCTTCGCTCTCGCCGTGCGCGAGCACCTCGACGACCTCCCGGCCGACGAGCTCGACGAGATCGTGGGCGGGCTCACCGCCGACCTGGCAGATCAGGCCGCCGACAACGACGGAGTGCTCGAGCTCGGCGACCCGGCCGCCTACGCCGAAGAGCTGCGGTCCGCAGCCGGGCTTCCGCCGCGCGCGCAGGGCCGTCAGCGAGTCCGCCTCGGTGCGCGGGCGAGCGCGTGGCGTCGGGGCGTCGTCGACGGCATCCGCCGCAGCGCAGCCGGAGGGTGGCTCCTCGATCTGCTGCTCTCGCTTCGCCCGGTGTGGTGGGTGCTGCGCGGCATCGGTCTGTATGCAGCCGTCGCCGCGATCATCGCGATCCTTCCGCCCTTCACCTATCAGCCGTTCGAGTCCTACAACTGGTGGGCCATGCCCACGTCCCCCCTGCACTGGCTGTTCATCGGCGCGTTCGTCCTCGTCAGCGTGCAGTGGGGTCGCGATCGGTGGCTGCCGAAGAACCCGCTGCGCCATGTGCGCACTCTCGCCGGCATCCTGGCGGTGATCGTGCTCCCAGGACTCGTCATCTCGGTGCTCTCGCCACGCGTCGAGCACGTGTACGCGACCCAGCCCGTCGGCATCGCAGGGCTCGCGCTCGACGGCGTGCAGATCAACAACATCTTCGCCTACGACGCCGCGGGCAACCCGATCGAGCACGTGCAGCTCTTCACCGGAAAGGGCACCCCGCTCGACCTCTACGGAACTGCCGGCGGGCAGATCGCGTACACCGAAGACGGTGGCGAGATCCAGTTCGGATCGCAGGACAACGGTCTGCTGACGACCATTCCGTCTGAGGACTACCGCGGTAAGCCCGTGTGGAACGTCTACCCGCTCGACGAGGCGGAGTGGGATCCGATGACGGGCCAGCCCGACCTCTCGACGACGAAGCAGCCGGCGCCACCGTTCCAGAAGGCACCGAGCATCGACGCGACCGGCGCGACACCGGCTCCGGAGACGGACGGTGTGCCCCAGCCGACCGAGACCCCCGCACCCTGAGGCGGGATCATGACCGAGCGGATCATCTCGATCGACATCTCCCACCTCGTGCGAGAGGCACTGGGCCAGGCAGCCGAAGCCGAGGCCGACGACCCGGAGGAGTGACCGGACTCAGCCCCGGGCAGCCCACCACTCACGCAGGCGCTGCTCAGAGGCATCCGTGCCGATGACTCCCTCATCGAGACGCAGTTCGAGCAGGAACCTGTAGGCCTCGCCGACCTCGCGGCCGGGCGCGATGCCGAGGATCTTCTGGATCTGGTTGCCGTCGAGCTCGGGCCGGATGGAGTCGAGCTCCTCCTGCTCGCGCAGCGCGGCGATGCGCGACTCGATGTCGTCGTACGCCGAGGCGAGGCGACCGGCCTTGCGCTTGTTGCGGGTGGTGACGTCGGCGCGGGTGAGGATGTGCAGGCGCTCGAGCTGGTCGCCCGCATCGCGGACGTAGCGGCGCACCGCGGCATCCGTCCAGGCGCCCTCGGCGTATCCGAAGAACCGCAGGTGCAGCTCGATCAGCTTCGCGACCGCGTCA of Microbacterium sp. LWH13-1.2 contains these proteins:
- a CDS encoding PadR family transcriptional regulator, whose amino-acid sequence is MDTTQLLKGVLDVAVLAVLRTEDGYGYDIVRRLRDAGLGDVGDASVYGTLRRLYAAGSLSSYVVPSDGGPHRKYYAINPQGRAALDSQTVTWLDFAGAMSTLLTADTGTDTPTIGENR